Genomic DNA from Ruminococcus sp. OA3:
CATGGATCTTGTAAGAGCGCTTCTTCAGAACCCTCCGCTGATCATCCTTTTGGTTTCCGACCTTGCAAAATGGATGTTTAACTTCGTGGTATCCGGCGTAGCAGTTTACTATTTTACATACGTTGCGAAGAACGCAGGAATGCTTGCGACTTATATCCTGATCTCCAATATCCTTTGCGTTATCGGTTCTTACCTGGCAAAGAATATGGCAAAGAAATTCTCCACACGAAAGACAACCATCGGTATCTTCCTGTTGATGGCAGTTGTACTGATCATCGCCAACTTCACATATACCAATGTGACACTTGTCATGATCCTGATGTCTCTGGCACAGTTTGGATACGGTGTTGCTTACGCCTGTACACCGGCGCTGTATGCGGATACCATCGTTTATTCCGAATGGAAAACCGGGAAGAACGCAACCGGATGGATCAGTGGTCTTCAGAACGTTCCGCTGAAAGTCGGCGTTATGTTCCGTGGTATCATTATTTCCGCATGTCTTGCAGTTGCAAACTTTGATCCAAGCATTGACGCTGCCGCTGCTACTGTTGAACTTCAAAAGGGCATCTGCCTTGCATTCATGGTAATCCCGGCATGTGCATTGATTGTTGCAGCTCTGCTGCTTGCATTTGGATTCCGCATCACAAAAGAAAAAGTAGAACAATACCAGGCTGAAATCGCTGCTCGTCAGTAATACGGAGGACATTATGAAACGAACCCAGATCGCCGGTGCAATATTAGCATGTGCAGTTCTGGTTGGTATGTTTTTCGTTCCGGAGAGCATTGGCCTTGGCAAGGAAGGAATACACACACTGGGGGTTCTGATAGCCATTATCATCGCTTTGGTTACAGAGCCCCTTCCCCTTGGAATCATCTGTATGCTCGGAGTTCCCCTGATGGTGGTCTTCGGTGCGGTTCCAAACATTGCCCAGGCTTTATCCGGATACACCAACCACATTCTGTTTTTTGTACTGGTCTCCTTCGGAATTTCCGAAGCTATAGCAAAAGTACCGCTCTCAAAACGTCTGCTGGTACTGCTGATCAAGATATTTGGCACGAAAACCAAAAACATTTTGCTCGCACTGATGCTTTGCGCAGCTGTCCTGTCTTCTATCATGTCAAATGTTGCCACGACTGCCGTTTTTGTCTCAGTAGTCTTAAGCTTTCTGAATGTATATGAAGATACGGAAACACGTCGGCGCAGCGGAAAGGCATTCATGATCGGTCTTCCGGTAGCAAGCATGATCGGCGGAATGATGACTCCGGCAGGAAGTCCCCTGAATATGCTGGGGATGGATTTCCTGGTGGATGCAGGCGCACGGATTTCCTTTGTACAGTGGATGTGCATAGGAATACCGATCGCTTTAGTATCTCTGTTCGCGGCATGGCAGTTTATTTCGTTTGTATTCAGGCCGGCGGAAATTGGTGCGGACAAAGTTAAGGCTTATATAAGCAGCCTGAATATTCCCCCAAAGTATGATTTTCACGAAAAATATGTATCTGTAGTCGTATTGTGTATGTTTGCTATGTGGGTCCTGTCTTCCTGGTTCCCCGCTCTGAACATCACCGTTGTCGGAACCATTGGTTTTGCGTTTTTATTTCTTCCCGGCATCGAGGTTCTTAACTGGAAGGATTATACCAGAAGTGTAAGCTGGTCCTCCTTTTTCCTTATCGGAACCATGATGTCCCTCGGAAATGCCCTGACCGCCAATGGAGTCAGCGAATGGCTGGTCGGAATTTTGTTTACCAACCAGATCAGCCTCCCTCTGTTCCTGATCGTAGCGCTGATCTGCCTGATCGTTTTTGTACTGCTGATTCCGATTCCCATCGGACCGGCACTGATCTCCATGCTGGGAGGACCGTTTCTGTCCCTCGCCACAGCGTGGGGAATCTCCCCGACACTGTTGATTATGCCGCTGGTAATCTGTGCGTCCTGCTGTTTCCTTCTTCCCCTGGATACAGTACCGCTGCTGACCTATGCGACTGGTTATTACAAAATGAGTGATATGCCGAAAGTATCCATTGCAATCCAGATCGTCATCGCCATATGTGTTTCTGTCTGGGTGCCAATCGCACTTGGATTTCTCGGCTTCATCTGATTCACAACGAAAGGAGTTTGTATCATGGCAACATTTAATGAAAAAGAGTTAGAAGTAATCGGCGAATACAGTATGCCGGGCATCTACGGTGCTCCGGATTGTATTGTTCCAAAACAGAACCGCCCTGTCACACCGAA
This window encodes:
- a CDS encoding DASS family sodium-coupled anion symporter; the encoded protein is MKRTQIAGAILACAVLVGMFFVPESIGLGKEGIHTLGVLIAIIIALVTEPLPLGIICMLGVPLMVVFGAVPNIAQALSGYTNHILFFVLVSFGISEAIAKVPLSKRLLVLLIKIFGTKTKNILLALMLCAAVLSSIMSNVATTAVFVSVVLSFLNVYEDTETRRRSGKAFMIGLPVASMIGGMMTPAGSPLNMLGMDFLVDAGARISFVQWMCIGIPIALVSLFAAWQFISFVFRPAEIGADKVKAYISSLNIPPKYDFHEKYVSVVVLCMFAMWVLSSWFPALNITVVGTIGFAFLFLPGIEVLNWKDYTRSVSWSSFFLIGTMMSLGNALTANGVSEWLVGILFTNQISLPLFLIVALICLIVFVLLIPIPIGPALISMLGGPFLSLATAWGISPTLLIMPLVICASCCFLLPLDTVPLLTYATGYYKMSDMPKVSIAIQIVIAICVSVWVPIALGFLGFI